TATGCTTCTCTTTCCAGTACTTAAAAGTTACTAATGATGGAATTTTGTGGCCTCAATTTtaaccacacccccaccaccccctcaattGACAGGCAGGAAATGGAGTGACAAGGGGTTAAAATTTTAAAAGTCTGTCTCCTGACCCTAACCTGCCGCATTCCCGACCGTCGTAATTTTAAAGATTGCAACTCATCGCAGCGACGATGCTCCCACTGCAGACAGGCGAGAGGCACGTGAAGGAAATGCAAATCAGGGCCCTTCCTAGGGTGCAATTAAACTCCGCCCTTGGCTGTCCCTACCACCACTATCTGCAGATGCTCACTTGAGCTGTGAAACTCACCAGTTGCCAGCCCAGCTGTCGCATAAACAAGCGCACTCAATGTGTCATTGTCTACACTGGCTGTAACATTTGACAGTACTTCCTCAGGAGGGATGTGTTTCCCCAATCCATCTTCTACCCCTCTAGGCAGGGGATCTTGGTCTTCATCTGAAGTACctggagaaaagaagaaagggtgaAGATTTAATAATGGTGACAAGGAAAAGTAAATTTAAACATGAATCACTTGGCCATACTGGTTGAGTTGCTGAAATTGGTTGAAGATGCATTGGTCATTGCAAATGAAAGGAACTCAGCTAAAATCGGTCACCCTGTTCTGCTGAGCTGTCAACCTCACCATCACCAATGTTGCTTTATCACTAGTGACTCCTCTACCGCCAGGCACACTTCCACACAATCCTGTGGACCTCCACCTGTTCTGGTCCTCTCCCTCATGTTctgcactctcttctcctgcaaaaaGGGTAGGACAGCCTTCTGAGTGGTTAACAAGGATGTTTACTTCTGGATGCAGTGCATAAGCTGAAAGGGAAAATCAGGCAGATTTTAAAGGAACAGGGATGTAATGTGTTTGCCGGAGGTGGCTACCTGCATGAATTGAGCTGATTTGCTGAGAGGGAGTGCAGATTGAGCAAACTGGAGGAGACAAGATGAGGATGGCAAGAGTGACAGCAGTGATGGAAGGAAGTGAGAGATAAGCAAGGATGAGAGGTGGTACAGTGGACCCTTGTTATTGGTAGTGGGGAAAGAATGGGtgtgaatggtgtaggagggacaagagagagtgtAAGTAGGTGCATTTCAAGCGTTGGGCAAAGAAGGACCTGTTTTGACCTGTCTTGAACTAGTGAGTTTATGGACACATTTTCTGCACTGGATCCACGTCTTCAGCATCACACTCTGCTGTTGACTTCCTGAGCTACCTCAAGCCTCACCACCTTAGATATGGCACCAGGTTTCTTTTTGCTTGTAGCGAAAAGCACATCTTTCCTGGCTCTCACAACAGATATCATGACCTCCAGGAAGGCATCAGAGAACATCTCCCCACTTTACAGCCATCTCCAGACTTAGTTCTAATGGCAAACAATTGCTGAAATGTAATACCTCATTGAATGCAGTCTCTTGTGAAGAGGTGGGCTTTCAATAGTGGTCAGATCTTGGACTGGAAGTTGCATCATTTGGGTGGGTGAGAGACCCACATATATATCAATGGGCCAGGAAACCCACAAACATGGAAGTGGCAACAGGCCATTCAAATTGACCAGGCCTCCACGTCTCACAAAGTTGCAGACTCACCCACCCCCTTATTCTGCTATCGCATGCTCTATTCCCAACCTTTACTTAAATTAGGGGGCACAGTGTGGATCGCTATAAAGTTCAGCTACATGCAAGTTATTTCAATCACTCGTTGACAAACTTTCCATCATCATTGATGTAACTCCTCCAATCAAACCTTGTGATCCATGAATGCCACCAAAGAACACATTTTTGAAACAAGTttctaaaatagaaaaaaaaattaacttgCTGAAATTCCCTTGCGGCAAATAATTTAATAAATTGAGTATCcattaaatattaaaaataataTTAAATCTAACAGTAAAAAGAAACTCCTTTGTTTAACAATGCAGAAAATTTGAAATATCCAATCAGAAAGTTAATCCCAAATAATTGGTTAAATTAGCAATCGTTTTCTCCTCACTAACAAATCTAAAAGGGTCAAAATCTGGCAGTGTGATATTTAGGAATGAACATATTAATATTTTCGTATGAAATTTCTCTGCCTGTTATTTTCGCAAAGATATTTCAAATAATAAATATATTCAATGTCTGATCCATGCACTGAACTATTACAGAAAAAAAGTCATACCGTTATGTGTTTTCCGAAACTGttcctgcaaaaaaaaaattgaatttaatATGTGCAGCCAACAAATGGATGCATGCTTCTTAATATCTTAGGAGGGATGTTACGAATGTGCTGTATTGTTTGGGAGTCTTCCCCACTGGTCCCACATATTAGGAAACTATGGGTTCATcgtcaatgattttccctccaatTGCCAGTATGTGTGGCTAATGGGTATAGCTCCCTGAATTCATAAAATTGGTCCCCTTATGTACAGTAGACCCTCTTATTAAGAGGCTCCATGTATGAATCTGCTCTAAGAGATAAATCGTCCAGCAGTAGATTATTAAGAAGCTCCTGAAACAAATGACAATAAAAGTAACCCATCAGCAACAGAATATATTAAACAGTGAGGATGTGAGGACATATTGGAAATAAAGTCAGAATATGATAACATTTATATATATTCCCCGAATTGTCATCTAATTATATCCTAGAGATCACACTTAGATGTTAGCAGGCAAATGTCCTCTGACGTTCCTTTGCCCACTACTTTAATGTAAGGATAATCCATCTGTTTTAAATGAGTTAATGCCTTGGCCAAAATAAAATAGAAAGGGATCTATACAAACATGTCATACGTTTGTTCACTAATATcagcaacagtaatttctagacttaGATTTTATGACAAATATTAGTGTGCTTACTGGTACCTCTCCAACATCCTTTGTTTATGGTCTCGAAATTCAGGACTGCCTATTTGGGCATGCTGAGGAAGTCTGGAAGCAAAGGGTAAGTACCCTGGTCCGGCCTGGTGAGATCTGAGCCTTTTAAGATATTGAGACTTGAACTTCATTGTCATAAAGCCAGGGAAGTGTAAAGAAAAATCGGGCCGTTGCTAACAGCACAACAGCTGTCAGGTAAGTTGGTGCTCGAGTCTGATCAGGGCCACAGTCTGGTCTGGTCGGGGCAATCATGGGGAGTGGGGGCAAGGGTTGAGAGTGACAGTCAGGTTCTTTGATGTAGGATTTGGAGAAGCAGGCACAGGCTCCATTTGCAGGTAGGCTGCTTTCCCTGGGAGCAACCTACAATGGTGCATTTGCCTGCCTTTTGGGGGCCTTAATGGGCAACCTAGTGTCCAAGAAATGGGTGTTACATGGCCCAATTTCTAGGTGCATGTGTTTTATGCTTTCAAACACTGATGGAACCGACTCTCTGGAGTAGATAATTTGTGTAGAATCATTTTAGTGGCCATCCTTACAGTTTTCAGATTATCTCTAGCAATCTCTTGAGCTTCTTCTGGAGAACACTTTTCCTCAAAGCACTCTCTTTCCTGGTTGTTCTGCATTACTTCCTCCAGGCCAACATTAGCCCTCCGGGTCCGGGACAGGAAGGTACTGGCATGTGATTTCTGCAAAAACACTAAATCATAGTGGGATGAACATTCCTCAGGTTGCAATATGTGGCAACATTGTAACtacatatgcaaaaatgtcttctcTTTGCTGTTTCTATCGCAAATGTAACTGTGAAATTAACCATACACAGAATTCCAGTGAGCCATGTGACTCAGGGCTGTTCCTATGCTATTCTGTAACTAGCCAGTAGGAGGTCCACAAGAGGAACTGGAAATGAACCAATTAGTTATCAATGTGCCCTCCTTGTGCCTTCATAAAAAGAAGAAATCAAAACAAGAATAGGTCATATAGCCtcccgagcctgctccaccataaaATAAGATGATGGCtgttcttctacctcaattccactgttctgccctaaccccatatcccttgccaGCCAACACAAGAAAGTCCCCATGTGAGATATTATGGGCAGAGACCAAAATCCTACTATACCATGAATGAGTATATAAAAGCACATTTACTTTACTGTCACCAATGCCAACATTGTCGTCAAATCAATGAGATGCCACTTCTGACTTCACAGAATCTGGGAACCACCAAAAGAGATGGGTTCTAAGATGCTTCAGGAGGCAGATTCTGGTTGCAACATAAATATTGTCATTTTATACATATGATGCTGTACAGCAAAATGAAGCTTTAGGAAATATCCAAGCAACTCATTTTATCTTCAGTTTTTACTGAAATGCTGGTCAGATACCAAAGGTTTAAAAGGGTGTTGTCATACCACAGGTTCCAGTTTGAGGCCAGTGCCCACTGAGATGGGGAGGTGTCAGACCCAAAGTATATAATTACTCTTCATTATTCTCCAGTAATGGAAAATGGAGCTGAATACCTTTCCTTAAACAAAAGTCAAAAAGGAAGTTTTTTTTTTCTGATGTTAGTAAGTTCTTTGGGCTACCTGAGAATTTTTTAACATCATTTTGATTCAATATTATTGCAACTAGTATGAAGCCAAAGTGGTGTGAGATTAATTCTTACAGATGGTTTCATGTCACTTGCCTAAATTCAATTGGCTGTTTATGTAAAATGTGTAGTATAACTGGCCTCCAGTTTGCTTCCTGCTTACAGGACTGTAAATGCTCCAGTACCACATACGGTCGGTGAGAGTAAGAGTTACAATAAGTCGCACACTATATCTAGGACCCCAAAAATTACTTTCAGCAATACATTTAACTAATCAATTAATAGTGAGATATTTTTGGTGAAAAGTAGTTACAAAAACCTTCTATCTTAAGAAATCATCTCAGTAAGTGTTAATAAGTCACAATTATAATTACTTACAGCAGTTCACCTGACAGGACCAAATTAGAAGCAAAAAGATTTTTTCGGACTTCAAAATGACATTCATGTTAATTTCAAAATGCTTTCTGAAGTCTGAGAATAACTGAGAACCCGTGTTAAACAAGATGATTTGCACAATTATCTCTCATTATTTGCAATGTCGCTCAGGCTTTTACTTATTGCAAATATCTAGTTAATAAATAACACAGTATTTCATAAGGTCACTTCAGCATTAAGTTGACAAAACCCTAATTCTGGTAAAAGCCTCTTCAATATTATGGACACTGGGATGTCAGCAACTCACTTCCTGTTTTTCTTGTTTGAATTGAGGGTAGAGGTTAGGAGCAATGGTGTGCTGTTGATTATTAACTTTTGCATGTCCTGTGAATTGTAATGGTTCAGGTACAATAAAGCAAACTTGTCCTGAAgtctaaagtaaaagcaaaagaactgatgaagggtcactgacctaaaatgttaactctgcttctctcaccacagatcctgccagacctgctgagtacttccagcatttctcctCTTTATTATTGGTCCTGATGTCTGTTCTTTCTGTGCAACACAATTGATTTTTTTAAGGCATTTACATTTATTTTGACTTTATTTGATTTTACCAATCTGAATTTAATAAGAGGCTGCAAAGCATTGTTGGCAAGGgcaaaatttattgcccatccctaactgtccttgagaaggtggtagtgagctgccttcctgaactgctgcagtctgtgtggtattggtacacccacagtgctgttagggagggagatccaagATGTTGcctcagtgatgatgaaggaacggcgatatatttccaagtccagACAATGTGAGACTTGGAAgggatcttgcagatggtggtgttcccatgtgccggctgtccttgtccttctaggcaggttTGTGGGACTAACTACAAAGTCCTGTTACGGTGCTGGTAGGATTCCTGCACATTCTGGACATAGCACACATATAGCTTGTACAACTCACTTCCTGCCATTTCACAATGCTGGCTCATTTTATTAATTTCCACATCTCCCTGTGCAGGAAATGTCCCGGGCTCACAGGGAGGGTTATCCAGTCAATCAGTAGTTTTTAAAGAGCTGCTGTTTGCAATTAAATGTGACCTGCATGTTGTCCAAACTCATGTTTTCCTTTTGGCACATAAGCATGAAAGTAAGAAGGGCGAGGCACATTATTGCTCCTTTTGAAGATGCAGCTATGGAGGTATAAAACCAAGACCTAAAACagatttaaaaacagaaagtgctggaaatgcaggtctggcaacatctgtggagagcgaaacagagttaatgtttcaggtctgtgacctttcatcagaactggcaaaggttagaagtgtAATAGACTTTCAGCAAATGAAAAGGAGgtggggggagaagaacaaaagggaaggtgtgtgatagggcagagggcaggggagattaaataaccaagatgtcatggaacaaaggcaaagggagtgctaatagttgtaggaaaagacaaagcattagtccagagagagtgttaatggcagaataatgaacagctctgtccaaaagcaaaaacctgaaaaacaagtttaaggcaggcccatggttaaaaaaggattaaaacaaaataaaataaaataatgaaggcagtcatgctctgaaattattgagtcaacattgattccggaaggctgtagagtgcctaatcagaagatgagtgctgttcctcgagcttgcgttgaggttcactggaacactgcagcaagccaaggacagaaatattgGTGCGTGAGCAGgatagtgaattaaaatggcaagcaaccagaagctcaggagcacgcttacagactgagcggaggtattctgtaaagtgatcacccagtttccatttGGTCACCCTGATGTAGAGGCAACtgtgttgtgagcagcgaatacagtatactaaattgaaagaagtacaataggcttttcacttgctcaaagcctattatatttctaacctttgccagttctgctaaaaggtcacagacctgaaacgttaactctctttctctctccacagatgctgccagagctgctgagtatttccagcactttctgtattaatttcagatttccagcatctgcagtattttgtttttacctaaaacagattatctgatcatataTGTTATTGTTGTTTGAGAGACCTTGCTGGGCAAAATTTGGCTGCTGGGATTCCTACATGTAATATACgttagacaaatttgtagagtgcatcagggattgttacttagagcaatatgttgcagaacctacccgggaacatagatcgagtaatgtgtaatgaggtcggattaataagtgatatcgtagttaaggatcctctggggggGTTAGTGATCACAAAATGGTTATGAATTTCAaaatcagtttgagggcgagcaactcgggtctcaaaccagtgtccttaacttaaacaagggcaattacggaagtatgaagaaagagttggctgaagcgggctgggaaaatagactaagaggaagggcagtggatgaacagtggcagacttttaagcaaatATTtcttaacgctcagcaaaaatttatcctggtcaaaaagataaagtcgggcaaggtaaaggaaaatcccaaggcattttataagtaaattaagggcaaggtgataaccaggggaagagtagggcccattaggaaccaaagtggcaatctgtgtatggagctggaggacataggtgaggatttaaatgattacttttcatctgtgttctctatggagaaggacgatgtaggtgtagagatcagggagggggattgtgatatacttgaacatattagcattgaaagggaggaaatattagctgtcttAGGGGGATAAATGTGGAtaaaaccccaggcccagatgagatgtatcccaggctgttacgtgaggcaagggaggagataacaggggctctgacacaaattttcaaatcctctctggccacaggagaagtaccagaggactggaggacagcaaatgtggtaccattattcaagaaggatagcagggataaaccaggtaattacaggccagtgagtctaacgtcagtgctgtgaaactattggaaaaaattctgagggacaggactaatctccacttggagaggcagggattaatcaggcatagtcagcatggctttgataggggagatcgtgtctaactaacttgattgaatttttcgaggcagtgactaaatGTGTAAATGAATGggcgattggttaagaaggtaagagcccatgggatccagggcaatttggcaaattggatccaaaattggcttagtggcaggaggcagagggtgatggtggagggttgtttttgcgagtggaagcctgtgaccagtggtgtaccgcagggatcggtgctgggacccttgctgtttgtagtgtacattaatgatttagacgtgaatataggagttatgataagtaagtttgcagatgacacgaa
The Heterodontus francisci isolate sHetFra1 chromosome 25, sHetFra1.hap1, whole genome shotgun sequence genome window above contains:
- the LOC137383894 gene encoding coagulation factor X-like, with protein sequence MNVILKSEKIFLLLIWSCQVNCLFLQKSHASTFLSRTRRANVGLEEVMQNNQERECFEEKCSPEEAQEIARDNLKTEQFRKTHNGTSDEDQDPLPRGVEDGLGKHIPPEEVLSNVTASVDNDTLSALVYATAGLATGSIEHLPCILNQTLREDSLKTIFNIGKEILERRKEAVQFHLELLNCKQNILERVKRVLEQEKYLPWPK